The genomic stretch ATGCAATTGCTTCAGTTTCTAAATTACGTCAGCCATAATGTCATTTCTCAACTGAAATCAGTTCTTATTGACAGACGCATCTTCTGAAAATGATTTATATGTGCTAAGAAAATATCAGCCGATGATATTTTTTTGACACTGACCAATCAATTTCagcaaaaaatgtcaacaaaaacaaacgtcAGTAGAGAAAGTTATATTGGAGGGAATTTAGAAACTGACACAGCTGTGGGAGGATGTATATAGGTACAGTTGTAATTTGAACTAAATGTTACTTCATAGCCACGATGTTCCGCTTCCAGGATTTttcaggtgccgccggaaattccaccgTATGTcagttaccttccgctttctttgtgttggcattttaaaatctGGTGGAGGACTATGGCtgactgctccttagatctctgcagggtcaatccagacagcgagctagactatctgtccaatcggagttttctgttgcacgactaaaacaacctttgaacgtacacatgctccaccaaaacaagttcctacccgaggttattttgcaggGACAACGTTGCTTcatccggcgcttagcaccgccaaagataattgtgattggtttaaagaaaggcaaataaaccagagtactttttttctctctttcccatCCCTGAACgctttgtggactagcctgaccctcctctgcagcgctgtagatgaaggtctggcaatgcgaggcGTACTAAATGCTGACGTCGGCATGCCAACAATGACGGCACAAACATGCTGATGCTAAGCTGTTCCCTATCTTAGTGTAGCGTGTGACAATAGCACTAAATTCCAAAGACGCCTGAGGCTGGGGGAAATGCCAGATTTGCAAGTATTTGGACATATTTGAATTTTGACCTGAACACAATTCATCCCAATGGGACATGGATCTCTGTTGCAAATTTTGTCCATACATCCAAAATATTTCATTCTGAACCACAACCTGTCAACCTCATTTCAGTCAAGACCAGAGTGATGGACTGATCGGCAGACTGACAGGAGTTATCCATAGAGCGTGTGTCTAAAAATGAGATGCGCTGTATGTGAAAATGTCTCTGGGAGATTTGAGGGAAAAAATGAGATTCAGTCTGTTGTGTGACATTCAATGAAATTAATtccatgtgtttatttcaaaatcCTCACTTAAGGCATTTATGAGACACTGcatgaagacaaaaacagacacttGGGGGATGTCGGTACTAATCAATGCTCCATTGTGTCATGGTGAGTCGGCAACCTGAAAAATCTCACTTGCATATTATAGTAATTCAAAAAGAGCTTAAACCTAAATCACAGTCCCTAATATGTTTCCCATGGGAACTAAATGACACATCACACattcaaaatgataaaaacacaattctaTATATTAAAGTATGCACTTCTAGCAGTGTATTACAGCcacattagaaaaataaaacaattacacacTTGCATGCTTATTAATAGTGTCATCTTTTtcaagtaaaaaacaacatgagaaTGGGCTAATTTCACAGTCGATAGGTAACGGAAATCAAAAGGAACGTGATCCAAATGATTAGAAATGAAAAGATTAATGATATGTAGCAAGTACAAGTTTGTTAGGTaacaaatgttttgaacaaCATGCTTGTTTACAGTTTGTTACTCCTGAATCAAATGGACGTCAACCAATGCTTATTTCCTCTCCACAACTAAGTCGCAAACCTTTTAACTGCAATGTCGTGTATGATTGTGCTTTTTCTTTAACCATACAACCAAATGAAGACTAAAGGGGGGCTTTCaaaatgcatgtgcatgcaaGTTAAGTGTTTAAATAAccagaaattatttatttattttaatcacaattGATAATCCTGAAGGGCTCCGCAAAGATGACAATTCAGATTGAGACACGGGAGATTTTTAGTTCGGTTATCACAACCTAATTGATCAATATAGTTTATCAAGGGTAAAACAAGTCCAGTTTTATTAAACAGCACCTTGCTAGTTCATACATTAGTGAATTATTCTGAAGCCATGACGTTACCAGAGCTCGGGCCCCAATGCAAACTAAGCGCAATATTGGCCCTTACAAGGACCGGTCTTTACTTAAAGCTACACTGTGCAGTCTAAATATCCTCATTAGTAAAGTAACTAATAAAGTAAAGTTAAATCGGGTGAATGTGATCATCTACCAGTAACATTCAAGTTGTTTCATTAGATATTtggtacaaaacaaaaaggtttgagcTAAATGTAATACAAAGAAAAATTGTCCCTTATTTAAAGTTCAAAAAAGAACTACACAGTGCAGCTCAACCGTTCAGGCAAAAATGTGCACATGTATTTGGTAGTGTTCTGTCCTGGAATGAAGAACCAGATATGTGTTGTAGTATGAGAGGGAAAACGGTAAAAGTGTGGTGTAACTTACAGAATAAGATGGTAAGGACTTCCACAGTAGATATCATTTCTCCTAACAGAAATGCATAGTAGAAGACAAACTCTGAAGAGACTCAACCaccttaataaaaaaaggatttgaattGTTACACAATTGTGCGATATTCTAAAAACAATCTGTTAGCAGCCTCTGAAGACATCTGACAAAAACACTTACGACcgacacacactaaaacaatataaaaagctctgtgaagaaaaaaaaaaaagggataaaaagttGCTGGTAGCTTAGTTTTGCTGAGTTATATTTTATGCAATCTCAAGTTTGTAGCACGAGTGTATAGTCTGACCTCCCTCCCTAGACATGTACTGCATATCGACCcctgtttcttttctgtgaGTTGGATCTCCATTTCCAACTCCCATCCCTTTCCtcacttcctcttcatcttcgtTGTTGCCGGTCATTGGAACTTTGACCCAGCCGTCTGTGGCCAGGCCGTGTTTCTTCTGATGTCTCTTGTAATTGTCCCAGTGGCCGGTCGTGTAGCCACACTCCTGACATttgtacggcttctctcctgtgtgccGGAGCATGTGCCGCTTCAGGTTCATGCTCTGGTTGCAGCTGTAACTGCACACGGCACACTGGAAGGGCTTCGCCCCCGAGTGCACCCGCTGGTGGCGCTTCAGGTTGGCCAGGTTCCCGCAGGCGTAATCACACAAATGGCACTTGTAAGGCTTCTCGCCTGTGTGCACTCTGTGGTGGCGCTTGAGGTTGTCAAAGTGCGCTGAGGCATAGTCGCACTGTGGGCACTTGTATGGTTTCTCGCCGCTGTGAGTTTTCATGTGGCGTGCCAAGTGGTTTGGGTAGTGTGTGAGGAAAGGGCAGGCGGCGCAGGTGTACACCTTGTCGCTGCGCTCCCCAGGGCTGTTGGGAGACGATGAAGAGTCTTTAGTCAGCATTTCGAGGGTACACTTGGCACAAATCTGGGCTGAGGAGCCGTCCTCGTCCTCCAGGACGATGCCACACAACCGGCAAGTGAAAGGGAAAAGTGAAGGGGGGAGGGCGGCGGCACCGTCTGCTACGCCCGCTCTGGTCGCCCTGCTGCTGTCCCTTCCTGTGGTGTCCAACAGGGGTGGAGGCTGGTGGCCAGGAGCTGGGTTAGAAGATGCTATGGGTGGTCGTGGTGGTGATGCTCCCTTTAAGCCATCAAAGGCTGATAGGTAGTCATTGTTTTGGGCTCCTAAAGTCAGGTTCGAAGTCGGCCTCGCAACGTCTGAAAGTTCACAAAACAATCAGTTAGTATATATTGAATGATTGATCAAAGATATCAAAAGGGTGCACCATATATCAAGATTGTTTATATAAACTGTAACTATTGATGCATAATGAAGAAAAAGATAGTTATGTAGATTACAAAATGAGTAAATAATGATAGTAATGGTATGTAAACAATGATACAAACCCTTGGCTGAAGTACCTGACACTTCATCATTGGGCCTTTGCCCAGTCACGTGCCTCTTCAGGCTGTTTTGGCCACTGACAGGTTGTGGCGGCGTGTCCTGTCCCGCCACTGCAGAGGGCACATGCATCCGCTGATGCCTCTTGAGGTTGCCAAGGGAACTGCAGGCAAAAGTGCAGATGTCGCATTTGTAAGGTTTTTCCCCCGTGTGAATGCGCAGGTGTCTCTGCAGGTTCACCAGCTGGGCTGAGGCGTAAGTGCACAAGGGGCAGTTAAAGGGCTTCTCCCCGTTGTGCGTCTTCATGTGTCGCTTCACGTGGTTGGCGTAACGCGAGGAGAAGCCACAGAGGTGGCACGAGTGCAGTTTGGCCAATTTGTCCTCCGCTGTCAGGGTTTTGTCGCCCAGCCCGTTTTGCACCCCTTCGCCGTCGAGCTGCAAATGGGAACCTGAGCGCATCCCGCCGATGCCTCCAAAAGGTGAACAGAAGTCTGTACTTTTGGCTTCCCTTGACGCTTTGCAACACCTAAGGCAGTATGGACCAACCAGGTCTATGCCAGGTCCCAGAGGCTCATCACGGAGCTGTCCGCAGCCCCTGCAGGACAGGTAGGGAGGAAAACTGGGCACGGACTGGGCTGCTCTGCCCTCCTCTTCCCTGCCGTTGTCAGTTGTGCTGTGTGAGTTGTCGGTTTCACTTTCCATGCTGAGCCGGCTGTAGTCAGGGCTCTCCTCATCAcccagaggaaacacagagaaacCGATCTCAGCTGCTACTTCTGAACaggaaagacaaacagaaaaacatttcacaaacactTCACGTTTTCAGAACGACAACCTTCACAATCCACTCTAAAGGTCGTTACATACCTCGACAAACTCAGAGAACATTATCTGTACTGTTGTTTATTAAGCCTATAAGATTTAGACTAACTGTACATTTATAACTGTCCTCTCTACCTGGGATTGCTTATTCTCTGGTATACCATTTGTGGACTTTATTTAATCAGGTACTGATTTCTTTGCAAGACAGACCTGAGTACagcaaaaaataacacaatccgACACACAGCCAGTCACACAAAAGCACATAGACAAAGAGCATTAGAAACAATCATACACATCTCTATGAATATACTTTAAGACTATATGTGTTATTCACAACGTGGCTGGATGACAACCCCACTGAAAAGTGCTATGACCAATTCCTATTGTTTCCACTGTTAGTATAAAATTCAGActgacatatttttatattactgAGTTTAACGTAAAAACTGGCTCCCGTACAAAGGAAGGCACACGTCCAATTCAAACGGTATCTTCTGACAAATGTCCCTGACTGACTCCAAACTGTCCGACAAAGACAACAAGCAGCAGCACCTAGCTGTTTCAGAGAATGTCGCTCCATTTCCATCACACTGAAAAATATAACAGCAGTGGAGACATGATATCTCTCCTCAGCAAAAACAAGTGTATTTCCAGAGAAGCAATTCATACTCACAGTGTTACCTGCGAGGCCGAGTGCGTTTGAGCCGTTGTTACATTATGCCCCGCGAGATTttcagtcattaaaaaaaacaagaaggggGACACTTCTCCCAGACGAACTTAAGAAAAGCTTCAAGACACAGCGGCGCTCTCCAGCTTCAGCGTGTGCTTCTGAAAGCAAACGAGTCAAAAGAAAACCACCTTCCTTCACAGATGCCGAGGCAGGATGTGAGGACGGAGAGAGTTGGCGCTGCCCTTTTATTCTGCCCCATGGAAACCCCTCGTGGATGATTACCGAGcctaatgataatgatgatgactATAATGGTGAGGCtgttgctgatgatgatgataatgatgatgatgatgagggtagatgatgatgatgatgatgatgatgatgatgatgatgatgatagtgGGGTAGTTGgagcagaggcagcagcagaagatgatgatgatgatgatgatgatgatgatgatgaataaatacCCTCTCATAATGGTGTCCTTGATGGTAATGGTCCTATTTTTATGACCCTCATAATAATGGCATCTCGGCTCCTTTCTCTACTTTTCCGTTTTTCAGATCATTCTCTCTGACAAAGAGTCATGCTGGGAAATAGGAGCTGGCAGTTCCATTTCTCTTACTGTCACACAGGAGGGGCTCGGATTCATCACGGAGAAACACACCTACGAGTCCACTTTGCGGTGCGGCTATTTTACGAACGGAGCCACCGCATCCTTAAGTGCTAAATCAAAACGTTGAAATTATTTACGTCGCAGATGAATTTCAGGTTTACGTTGTGAAAATGAGGGCTCATGCAAAAAATAATGATACTTTTGTCTAATCACTAAGCAAGTGCAGTTCCAACTGTGGAGTCAACTGAAATGTACTGTGATGATCCGACTGTATGATCCTCCCATTTCCCTTCATTGCTTAATCAGACACATTTGCCGTActataatatgtttttatatccTAATAGAAAACCCGTCAGGTGAACGTGCAACAACTAAAAACAGTGAGACACTTGGTTGATATTTAGACTTGTCCTATTTATAAGGGAATGGACAGATCCAGTATGAAGACAGAcaagctgacagacagacaacaacaCACGCCACCTTTTAAAGCTATAATCTTTCCCATTTTAATGAGATCAAATCCCGTTTTCGATACCATTTATAGTCAGCATTTCTTCTGCAACGACCATCCAATGTATTAACATCCTGTAATTGTCGCTTTATGTAGCAGTTTCCGTTGATAGCGGAGTCCACCATCCCTACGCTGGCTTTAAATTGGCTACCTACACACAAGGGATTAACAGGAAATGATGCAGCGGGTAATACAGCGTTACGGTTTGGAAATGTATCCCACTGATATCGGCCTCGCTGTTTACTGCTCACTCTCCTAACGCTGTATCTGAGCTGGATTGAGTTACCGTTTCTGCAAACTGAACATGTCCTACTGCTGCTGCCAGTAGAGGGTTCGCCTGGTGAAAGGACTGCAGTAAAGTCAGCCTCCCCCTCGAAAAAACAGTCAAACTATCCCGCACGTTAATTTGCAGTACAGTATGCGTATTTACTACGATTAATAGTAAGAGCGTGTGAGAAgtgacttcaaaataaaagctttcattttaaaatacgTTTCCTGATACTGTCTGAGTAACATTATGTGCTTTGCTATCATTTCAAAGTGAAATGGGTCTGTGGACAAAGAAGGTTGTCATTTTAAAGTCAGATTGGcctttgaaaatgtattctttttatttgacttaTTCACACAATTTAAATGACTCAGCCTCCACGATCAAGATTTTTGTGTTGCATCATTCtccattttatgttttattatttctttattttgttttatttaattgactgactgacagatttatttaatgaattaatttaattttctctgCACGCATCAATAAAGTAGGCTACTATAGCATACAAATGTAATATAACATATGCTGGTCTGTTAAATAGACGGCACAAAACATTGGCTAATTTGAAAATGATGAAGGCTAACTTTACTTGCGCATTACCGAGGACTAGGTgtagagattatatctccaacctggcctgggaacgcctcgggatgccccagtcggagctggttgatgggGCTccggaaagggaagtttggggtcccctgctggagctgctgcccccgtgcCCCTTTACCAGATAAGtgaatgaagatggatggatagatggattaGATCTAAGAATTTGAATAAAACCCAAGGACAATTTCTACAGAAGACCACTTGACAATGAACTGTAGGCTAGACTACTGGTCTACCGTGCATGAAACACAAGTTAACATAATTTGATatctgtttatatttatttatatacagtatataatccGTGAATATTTTTGAGTCAGTGACTCGAGTACTTACAGGTCATGTATAATTCCAATTATCTATCTACATGTTCTTCATatgacaattttcttttctgttaatTTCCGGTCTAACAGTCAGTCAGGTAACATCTGGGTTCCACTTGATGGAGATTTGTCACAAGGGGCAAACATCGTATGCATGCGCAtgacggatcgtgcaggcagcACAAGTCGGGTACCGAGAATGTGTTTCTCATGGATGGGCCAACtactctgggcgggcaaagcagagaaagggggggtAACCTTTACCCTTATGACATAATAAGGAGCAAGactccagatcagcccatctgagctttcatttcctcaaaggtagagcaggatacccagggctcggtttacacctatcgccatatctagccactgggggaccacaggcagcCTTGGGGGAACTCGTATTAATGTtaagaaatctcaaagtggAATTTTCATGTCATTGCGACCTTTAATCATAATGCATATTTACATATACCATACCGCAAAACAATGTGCGGGCTAGTAGTTTGTTTGGCGTTTTTTAAAGTAGAGGCTGACTTGACATGGTGGCTTTTGCTGTGACGAAATCACAGGAAACGTTTGTATTTTGTCACGAGGTTAACACCGACCCCAGTCAATCATCAAAAATGCATGTACAAAACAAGACGAGGtcatttttggcattttgtttgttgACTAGTTAGTTGCTCTCTGGTTGTATTTCTGACAAAGTGGAGACAAATGTAATTataaatttgagaaaaaaaaaaaagttgtttacaAACCTGAGAACTTTTCAAGGCCTAGAATCTTGTTGTCATGATCAGGATCACCAAACTCTAGGTCTTGTCCTAGAAGGAAGTCTGTGTCTAAGGGGAGGTTTCCTGGAGCTTCAATGGCTACACCATCTTCAGAATCCACTACAGTCATAGAAAGGagcaaattaaacacatttgatgACTACTATCATTTCAAATCAGTTTTAATCATTTTGCATGAATATTTCCCTGTTAGTGGCAAACTCCCAAGGCACTAACACATAAGCAGCATTGTGAAGCTAACACGGTGCTTTCTGCTCTGACTTTCAGTGTCAACTAGAAGAGTTGGCAGCCTGACGGAGAAATCAAACAGGTACACTAAGTAACTGTCTTATTGCCAAAATACATTGATAGTCAAGTAAGCAAAGATTTGTATTGACATACCTACATAGTAGATGTggtctacttttattaattaatagaTGACAGACTTCTTATGGACATTAAGCTTGGCTGAATGAGGCTGGTGGTATTGAAAAAGCTGCCTTACTTTTAACCTTCAAGTGAATCTTGCTATGCAGTAGCCTATACATATTGGTTTTGATAAATTAAAGAAAGCTTTTTGCAGGTATATATTgctcaaaaatgtaaattgcatCATTTTCA from Etheostoma cragini isolate CJK2018 chromosome 18, CSU_Ecrag_1.0, whole genome shotgun sequence encodes the following:
- the znf513a gene encoding zinc finger protein 513a isoform X2; amino-acid sequence: MPRKKQQNPQPVKLDSEDGVAIEAPGNLPLDTDFLLGQDLEFGDPDHDNKILGLEKFSEVAAEIGFSVFPLGDEESPDYSRLSMESETDNSHSTTDNGREEEGRAAQSVPSFPPYLSCRGCGQLRDEPLGPGIDLVGPYCLRCCKASREAKSTDFCSPFGGIGGMRSGSHLQLDGEGVQNGLGDKTLTAEDKLAKLHSCHLCGFSSRYANHVKRHMKTHNGEKPFNCPLCTYASAQLVNLQRHLRIHTGEKPYKCDICTFACSSLGNLKRHQRMHVPSAVAGQDTPPQPVSGQNSLKRHVTGQRPNDEVSGTSAKDVARPTSNLTLGAQNNDYLSAFDGLKGASPPRPPIASSNPAPGHQPPPLLDTTGRDSSRATRAGVADGAAALPPSLFPFTCRLCGIVLEDEDGSSAQICAKCTLEMLTKDSSSSPNSPGERSDKVYTCAACPFLTHYPNHLARHMKTHSGEKPYKCPQCDYASAHFDNLKRHHRVHTGEKPYKCHLCDYACGNLANLKRHQRVHSGAKPFQCAVCSYSCNQSMNLKRHMLRHTGEKPYKCQECGYTTGHWDNYKRHQKKHGLATDGWVKVPMTGNNEDEEEVRKGMGVGNGDPTHRKETGVDMQYMSREGGQTIHSCYKLEIA
- the znf513a gene encoding zinc finger protein 513a isoform X1 translates to MPRKKQQNPQPVKLDSEDGVAIEAPGNLPLDTDFLLGQDLEFGDPDHDNKILGLEKFSEVAAEIGFSVFPLGDEESPDYSRLSMESETDNSHSTTDNGREEEGRAAQSVPSFPPYLSCRGCGQLRDEPLGPGIDLVGPYCLRCCKASREAKSTDFCSPFGGIGGMRSGSHLQLDGEGVQNGLGDKTLTAEDKLAKLHSCHLCGFSSRYANHVKRHMKTHNGEKPFNCPLCTYASAQLVNLQRHLRIHTGEKPYKCDICTFACSSLGNLKRHQRMHVPSAVAGQDTPPQPVSGQNSLKRHVTGQRPNDEVSGTSAKVSDVARPTSNLTLGAQNNDYLSAFDGLKGASPPRPPIASSNPAPGHQPPPLLDTTGRDSSRATRAGVADGAAALPPSLFPFTCRLCGIVLEDEDGSSAQICAKCTLEMLTKDSSSSPNSPGERSDKVYTCAACPFLTHYPNHLARHMKTHSGEKPYKCPQCDYASAHFDNLKRHHRVHTGEKPYKCHLCDYACGNLANLKRHQRVHSGAKPFQCAVCSYSCNQSMNLKRHMLRHTGEKPYKCQECGYTTGHWDNYKRHQKKHGLATDGWVKVPMTGNNEDEEEVRKGMGVGNGDPTHRKETGVDMQYMSREGGQTIHSCYKLEIA